In Allocoprobacillus halotolerans, a genomic segment contains:
- a CDS encoding VanW family protein, translating into MNIQYKQLINNKKVMIPATIILILVIIYLAICFMVGSGDFLSHTTINGIQVGDMTKQEAVTALNQQFEKDTKQLLIKMKANDQSYTVDLTGNVSFEASQEVEKISQKMKGHFFTRGYYYLKNKDFIVPVKIQDEEKLKEAIKKSEILKYDTTQKTTYELGEQKIIFTKGTNGEKTTETLTIQQIQQALKDYDFHKEIICQLEQTHLEDDEMETLYKELVKEAQNATLDKGNDYTIIDGKVGVSYDLETAQKAFLDTKAGDTFEVSAKITQPDITKADLEKNLFKDVLGSYSTYVSGSSVRKNNVRLAGVKCNSILLPGEEFSFNGQVGQRTVAKGFGAAGAYRDGETVNEVGGGVCQSSSTLYNAVLLSNLEVTLRYNHSYVSSYVPIGRDATVSWGGPDFKFKNNKNYPIKIEVSYSNSRLYCKILGTNEDGSYVKITSQKLSSIPYQTKYIDDPTLEVGTEKVQTTGYTGAKAQSYRYVYDKDGNLISSQKEAYSVYKKRDKVVKRGTKPVEVTPVQPVPETPTVDPNVTTPPTTDPTQTPVQ; encoded by the coding sequence ATGAACATTCAATATAAACAACTTATAAATAATAAAAAAGTGATGATTCCTGCAACAATCATTTTGATATTGGTAATCATCTATCTGGCTATATGTTTTATGGTTGGTTCAGGAGATTTTCTTTCACATACAACGATTAATGGAATTCAAGTTGGTGATATGACAAAACAAGAAGCCGTGACAGCTTTAAATCAACAGTTTGAAAAAGATACCAAACAGTTGCTTATCAAAATGAAAGCAAATGATCAATCATATACTGTTGATTTAACAGGTAATGTTTCTTTTGAGGCTTCTCAAGAAGTTGAAAAGATTTCTCAAAAAATGAAAGGACATTTTTTTACAAGAGGATACTATTATTTAAAGAATAAAGATTTTATTGTACCTGTGAAGATTCAAGATGAGGAAAAGTTAAAAGAAGCGATTAAAAAAAGTGAAATTCTCAAGTATGATACAACTCAAAAAACAACTTATGAACTAGGTGAACAAAAGATTATTTTTACTAAAGGTACAAATGGTGAAAAGACAACTGAAACTTTAACCATTCAACAAATTCAACAGGCACTGAAAGATTATGATTTTCATAAGGAAATTATTTGTCAGTTGGAACAAACGCATTTAGAAGATGATGAAATGGAAACTTTATATAAAGAGCTTGTAAAAGAGGCTCAAAATGCTACTTTGGATAAAGGTAATGATTATACGATTATTGATGGAAAAGTGGGAGTATCCTATGATTTAGAAACAGCTCAAAAAGCTTTCTTAGATACAAAAGCAGGAGATACTTTTGAAGTTTCAGCTAAAATTACCCAACCTGATATTACCAAAGCAGATTTAGAAAAGAATTTATTTAAAGATGTTTTAGGAAGTTATTCGACTTATGTAAGTGGTTCATCTGTAAGAAAAAATAATGTGCGTTTAGCTGGCGTGAAATGTAACTCAATCTTATTACCAGGTGAAGAATTTTCTTTCAATGGACAAGTAGGACAACGTACAGTTGCGAAAGGTTTTGGGGCGGCAGGAGCATATCGCGATGGTGAAACCGTCAATGAAGTTGGTGGCGGTGTTTGTCAATCATCATCTACTTTATATAATGCGGTATTGCTTTCTAACTTAGAAGTCACTTTAAGATATAATCATAGTTATGTATCAAGCTATGTGCCTATTGGTCGAGATGCGACAGTATCTTGGGGTGGCCCGGATTTTAAATTTAAAAACAATAAAAACTATCCAATCAAAATAGAAGTATCTTATAGTAATAGTCGTTTATATTGTAAGATTTTAGGGACAAATGAAGATGGATCTTATGTTAAAATTACTAGTCAAAAGTTATCATCTATACCTTATCAGACAAAATATATTGATGATCCAACATTGGAAGTAGGAACCGAAAAAGTTCAAACAACAGGTTATACTGGAGCGAAAGCGCAATCTTATCGCTATGTTTATGATAAAGATGGAAATTTGATTTCTTCACAAAAAGAAGCCTATAGTGTTTATAAAAAACGTGATAAAGTTGTGAAAAGAGGAACAAAACCCGTAGAAGTGACACCGGTTCAACCTGTTCCAGAAACACCAACTGTTGATCCAAATGTGACAACGCCACCAACAACGGATCCAACACAAACACCTGTACAATAG
- a CDS encoding NAD(P)/FAD-dependent oxidoreductase, whose translation MQKNYDVIIVGAGPAGIMTSYELYLKNPELKVLLIDKGHDVMFRHCPIKDKKIKSCPQIKENEPGCLPACSITSGFGGAGAYSDGKFNITSEFGGWLTDYLDNQEVEDVIHYVDELYLRHGATHEITDPTTDKVREIEKRGYAVGLKLLRAKVRHLGTEENLRIMTEMSNELKEHIDIAFKTAVKDILVEDHHVTGIVLENGEEIYAPNVVLAPGRDGSTWLAKVFKHQGLELYNNQVDIGVRVETSNIVMDEINQNLYEGKFVYNASVGTKVRTFCSNPSGHVVIENHSGTMLANGHAYHDPKLGSPNTNFALLVSHVFSEPFNEPNEFAHEVARLANMLSHGSIIVQRYGDIKRGRRTTTKRLKEGYTVPTLPEAVPGDLGLVLPYNTMKSIIEMIEALDHVTPGIANEHTLLYGVEAKFYSARPKVREGFESEIDGLYVGGDGAGLTRGLAQAGANGILIARHIINKQK comes from the coding sequence ATGCAAAAGAATTATGATGTCATTATTGTTGGGGCTGGACCAGCAGGTATTATGACAAGTTATGAATTGTATTTAAAAAATCCAGAATTAAAAGTTCTACTTATTGATAAAGGACATGATGTGATGTTTAGACATTGTCCAATTAAAGATAAGAAAATTAAAAGTTGTCCACAAATTAAAGAAAATGAACCAGGATGTTTACCTGCTTGTTCCATTACTTCAGGATTTGGTGGAGCAGGTGCTTATTCAGATGGGAAATTTAATATTACGAGTGAATTTGGTGGATGGTTGACTGATTATTTAGATAATCAGGAAGTTGAAGATGTCATTCATTATGTTGATGAACTTTATTTAAGACATGGAGCAACGCATGAAATTACTGATCCAACAACAGATAAAGTCAGAGAAATTGAAAAAAGAGGTTATGCAGTTGGATTAAAACTATTACGTGCAAAAGTCAGACATTTAGGAACAGAAGAAAACTTAAGAATTATGACAGAAATGTCAAATGAATTGAAAGAACATATTGATATTGCTTTTAAAACAGCGGTGAAAGATATTTTGGTAGAAGATCATCATGTGACAGGAATTGTGTTAGAAAATGGTGAAGAAATCTATGCTCCAAATGTTGTTTTAGCACCAGGACGTGATGGTTCAACTTGGTTAGCAAAAGTCTTTAAACATCAAGGTCTTGAACTTTATAATAATCAGGTTGATATTGGTGTAAGAGTGGAAACAAGTAATATCGTTATGGATGAAATTAATCAGAATTTATATGAAGGAAAATTTGTATACAATGCTTCAGTGGGAACAAAAGTCAGAACATTCTGTTCCAATCCAAGTGGGCACGTTGTTATTGAAAATCATTCAGGAACAATGTTAGCCAATGGACATGCTTACCACGATCCAAAACTAGGAAGTCCTAATACAAACTTTGCTTTACTTGTATCACATGTCTTTAGTGAACCATTTAATGAACCGAATGAATTTGCTCATGAAGTCGCAAGATTAGCCAATATGTTATCTCATGGAAGCATTATTGTCCAAAGATATGGTGATATTAAAAGAGGTAGACGTACCACAACAAAACGCTTAAAAGAAGGTTATACAGTTCCAACATTACCAGAAGCTGTGCCAGGGGATTTAGGTTTGGTTTTACCATATAATACAATGAAATCTATCATTGAAATGATTGAAGCCTTAGACCACGTGACACCAGGTATTGCTAATGAACATACATTACTTTATGGTGTAGAAGCGAAATTCTATTCGGCTAGGCCAAAAGTCAGAGAAGGATTTGAAAGTGAAATTGATGGATTATATGTTGGTGGGGATGGTGCCGGTTTAACAAGAGGATTAGCACAAGCTGGAGCCAATGGTATTTTAATTGCTAGACATATTATTAATAAGCAAAAATAG